AGagttatttggaattaaaataatgaaaaaataaatgatgaataagctacataagtggccggccatgtataggataatgggccccacttttgcaaatttgctattttatcatttctacatctcattttctcaaaaataccaattttctaatttaaccacttaaatgtcaattctaattatttaataactaaaaattaattattaaataatattgtcattttaatatatttattaattagactaaccaaagtctcttaattaacaaataaactctagaaactcttttttcacaatttagcccttgcttagtgaaaattcataaactagacatagtctaattttagaattataattgattaatcaaaatcaattaactgagtcttacaagcagtgttatctcaactagtatgaggaccatggacctatatatccgagcttccaataagcagaccaagaacttaccaggtaaattcactgacttatttattccttgttgcatccacgcatagaacttggaattgcactttcagttatatagaacgctctatatgttccacgatatagatatgctataaattatccattgttataatcccaataatcaatgatcctcgatagatgatttacattgtacagggattaaattactgttacacccttcaatgtattttatccttaaaacacttagctacctaatgatatttcagcgaactgaaatgagtactcaaccatttttctctgtttagccaaggtcgaaggaaatcatcattttaattctatttgctaaatagaagctatagattccatatctatgtttagcgctcccactcaattgcattaccatgttcccaaaatgtacgtattatcctgcccaaaaggtaggcttaactagcaaatcaaagaacatgtataatactcttgagatcaaacctaaccatatcaggattaagatcaatttatctaggatcaactaggtgatattgaattgaatagatattactgtaagtttaatatattagaatcaaagttcaatatcggtcccttccgatgcatactccatgcatctaacccaagatttactttaaccaattccctggaaagaacataacacttatccaaggtgcaagtaaactatgttgtagattcacATATCAGTTAACCCCTGTGTActcataaatctaggaatatatatttaatcacataatcttgattactttccactgtgctgacgacacaataaacaagaatataaatgtgatatgggttcggatgaatttataaatcaaataaacaagtaaatgataacatgaaccaaatgacacacaaattAGTGATGAAaaacttctgtttctttattgacatttaaaagataaaaattacattgaaatggagttttatttagggcataaaacccaacaccaagTCAATGGGAGAAGTTacttatgaaatggaaaatcaCCGCCTGAGACGCCGTTTGGAAGAGGTGCAGCGTTGGAACACTAAATTAGAGTGTGATGCAGCCTCAGCCAGGGTGGCACATGGGAAGAATGCTCAAAATCAACCTGAACTTGGAGTGAGAAGACCACGAGGCCGGCCTCGTGGCTCACAAACCAGGAGACAGGAAAATGCCCACAAAGAAATACCCAGGGAAAATGAGATACCCATGAAAATCAAAACGAACAGCCAGATGGGAGGCAACTGGAAACTGATGAATGAGAAATTCCTCATGACAGTGAGGAGGATCTTGGGACTCAACTAGGAGAACATAGGTCACTTGCGAGAAATCACCAGTGTTCTTCCCAAACCCATAGAGCGAGGACTCGTACAGACCCTAATGGGGGAAATACGATGAACCACACTCAGGGGGAAAGAATAGAGCGTGAAGAAGCAAGTGTGAGCTCAAGGCGGTCAAGAACCATAGTCGATCAACTCGAAGAGGCAAAAGTACTCAACGAGCTAATTATTGAGAAAGTATGGGAACCAGTAAATCCGCGAGTCACTCAAAGACAAAGTCTATGAGTAGGACACGATCTATGAGTAAGACCAGGTCTGCAAGCAATTTCTCCCAACCGGATCTGCAAGAGCACTTGAATTGAAAGAAACGTGACCTTCGCCAACAGCTTGGTCCAAAGCAAGAGGTTCCCATCCAATTGTGGATAAACGAGCTGGAGGACAAGTTTAGGAGATATTAAGTCGGGGAACTAAGGAGACAATCTGGATATGACTCAGACAAGAAGCTTGAGCCATATCATCTAGATATAATGAATACCCCTTTTCCTTCGGGATTCAAAAACCCGCATGTCTCGTCATATGACAAAACCACTGATGCGGTCTCGCATTTGAGTAATTTTAACACAATAATGCGAGCGAGTAATGTGACAAACAATTTACGCTGTATCTTGTTCCCCACCTCGCTTGTCGGAGCAGTGAGCAACTGGTTTAACAAGTTTACTCATCATTCAATAACTTCTTGGGAGCAATTGTCCAGGGATTTCAAGAAAAAGTTCCAGGCTGCTAAGGATAGACGACCCGAAGCGGCCTCGCTAACCAATATAAAGCAGCAACCCGGTGAGACACTTAAGGCATACTTAAGTCATTTTAGCATGGTTGTGGCTACGGTTAGAAATTTAGATGACATCACACAACTACCAGCCCTTCAAGCGGGGATCTCTACTGATCCATAACTGTAGGGGGCGAGTTATGGGAAGACTTACAAGGTCGTTCAGTAAGAAGCATCACTGAGTTCAATGAAAGGGCTCAGGTATTCGTTCGGAAGGAAGAAGCCCGAAAGGAAATGAATTTGTTGAAAACAAGCTCGGGAAGAAAACCACCAATGTCTCAACAAGTACTGTTTCCACCAGAATTGATATTTCAAGGGCTTAAGGTTCGAAGAGAAAGGATGGTACTAAGGAACCGTTGaaggataaaaagaaaaaaaagaagcatGATAAGTACGTGCCAGTGTATACCATTTACActgagcttaatgaaactcgagAGAGTATTTACCTTGCACATGAGCAAGAGGTTGCCTTCGGCAAGCCTGAGCCCATGAGGAATGCGAGGAGCAAAAGAGATCCTAATAGGTATTGTAAATTCCATAAGGATATTGGGCATATGACCGAAGAATGTCGCcaattgaaagatgagatagaaagtCTCATTGCTAGAGGTCATTTTAAACAGTACGTGAAAAGACAGGGCCATGGATACAACCAGCCCAGTCTGCCCAATAACCCAAACAACCAAGGGTTACAACCTCTTCCTGCTGAAGGAGAGGACATCCTGGTTATTTCCAAAGGGCCACATATGGCAGGGGAAATTAATAATGCCCAGAAAAGATATGTGAAAgagataaagaacgagcagtcgGCATTCGCCCCAGTTACTTCCAAGAAGGTGAAGACCGAAGAACCTCCCATTATATTCACGGAGGAAGATGAGAAAAATGTGAGGTATCCTCACATCGATCCATTGGTGATTACCATTCAACTCGCCAACAAAAGGATCAAGAGAGTGTTAATAGATAATGGGAACTCGGTAAATATCCTTTATAAGGAGAATCTATGGAAGATGGGGCTCCAAAAAACCAAATTAAGGCCTTGTATGGTGAATCTTTACGGATTCACTGGAGATAGCATTGCCAGTCTTAGCATAATCGAGCTCGCATTAACCTTAGGCGAGGCACCCCTATCTGCCACTATTATGTAAGACTTCTTAGTTGTCGACCTGACATCGGCTTATAACATATTGTTGGGTCGACCAGCACTGATCGGGCTAGGGGCAATCAGTTCGATCAAGCAGGTATCCTTAAAATTCCAAACACCAGAAGGTGTGGGAGTGGTGCGTGATGACCAGATGCTGGATCGTAATTGGTACTGCATTGAGCTGCAGCATAGGAAAGCCGGTCACAAGTTGATGGCGATCTTGGCagaagaaaatgaaaagaaagaagaagatctTGACCCTTGAGTTAAAGATGAGAGAAACCTATTGAAACTACTTGAGAAATTGGAAGAGGTTATTCTCGACCCAGGAAATCCCACAAAGTGTGTAAACATTGGGAAGAGCTTGGACAAGGAGCTCAAATAGCagctaaataatttttttaaaggcaTACCAGGATCAGTTCGCCTGGAGCCATGGAGATATGATAGCGATCGACCCTAATATTACCTgccattatttaaattttgatcCAAGCTACCCTACAAAAAGACAGAAAAGGAGACCCTTGGATTCCGAGAGGCAAGGAGCATTAAAACAGGAAGTGGACAAGTTGTTAGTCAACGACTTTATACGCGAGGTGTTCTATCCCTGGTGGATAGCCAATCCTGTTCTCATCCCAAAGCTTAGTggaacttggagaacttgtattgatTTCTCTGATTTGAATAAGGCATGTCCAAAAGattgttttccacttccaaggatCGACCAGTTAGTGGATGCAACTGCTGGGCACGAGCTTATGTCATTTATGGATGCATATTATGGATATAACAAGATAGAAATTTATGTCTCagatcaagaacatacaagcttcgTAACAAACATGGGACTCTATTTTTATAAAGTCATGTCGTTTGGCCTAAAGAACGCTGGGGCAGCGTATCAGcgattggtaaacaaaatgttcgCAAACCAAATAGGGTGGAACATGGAGGTTTATGTCGATGATATGTTGGTAAAATCAATAAAGAGTAGGGATCATACCTCAGACCTTGCGGAATGCTTAAGATATTAAAGAAGTATAACATGAAGCTAAACCTGAAaaagtgctcctttggagtTTCCTCAGGAAATTTTTTGGGATTCATAGTTAACGCAAGAGGTATTTAAGCAAATCCCAAAAAAATCAAGGCATTAATAGACATTCCATCACTGACAAAGCCTAAAGAAGTACAAGCCCTGACAGGAAGAATGGCTGCACTTAACAAATTCATTTCGAAGTCAACTAATAAGTGTGTGTCGTTCTTCAATATATTGTGaggcaacaaaaagtttgaGTGGACAAAAGTGTGCGAAGAGGCCTTTCAGAACATAAAAAGGCAACTAGGGACGCCTCTAGTTTTGGCAAAACCAATAACTAGAGAAACGATGTTTCTCTATTTAGCCATCTCGGAAGATGCGATCAGTGCAGCTATAATGCGAGAAGAGGGCAAGCACCAGCAACCTATTTACTATGtaagtaaaaggttactagggGAAGAATCTCGATATCCCCCTCTAGAAGAACTCGCGTTGTGCCTAGTCCATGCGTCTCGTAAACTACAGCCATACTTCCAGGCGAACCCCATAAAAGTGTTAACCGATCAGCccttgagacaagttttatcaaaaccagatccttctggaagattgataaaatggttGATTGAACTGGGGCAGTTTGACTTAACATACCATCCTCGAACATCCCtcaagggccaagctttggccgaCTTCTTAATAGAAGGTATAACTCCTGAAGAAATTCCACCTGTTCAGCGAGATGCGGAAACCTGGAAGTTATACGTGGATGGTGCATCCAACGAATAAGGTTCGGGTGAAAGGGTAGTATTAATATTGCTagaaggctttaagtttcactaTGCTCTGAGGTTCCAATTTGACGCATCAAATATGAGGCtgagtatgaagccttgattGCTGGCTTAAAGATAGCTGAGGCATTGAAAGTCAAAAACCTCATCTGTAGTAGTGATTCGCAGCTGATTGTGAACCAGGTCCTCGGGAATACCAAGCCAAAGGCTTAAAAATGGCGAAGTATTTAGAGAAAGTTTAGaagaaattggaaatatttgatTACTTTAAAATTGAACAAATTTTGAGAGAACAAAACTCCAATACCGATGCCTTAGCAAAACTGGCCTCGCAGAATGACTTGGATGAATTGAACTTAGTTTCGGTGGAGATGCTGAGCGAGCCAAATTGTAATACCCTAAAATTATGAAATGGATTAGAAAAAgcctaattaaataattatgaataattgaggaattatattattatatagttcaatatatgggaatttatttaattaattatatgttaagaCCTCGTTGGTGAGTCAGggctattttagtaattatgacccgagaagggtaaaatgatgaagttaatttaattacgtgcttataggactatattattatatagtatgcatgtgttgtattttttcaggtgtgttttgacaggttggcgcggcatagtcacaaccgggtatttcgggccgaacgaGGTTCGGGCCTGAAATGCAATTGGGATtgaaattatttggcattttaaatGATGGTGAAGGTTATATtgccctaagggcattttagtaatttggcTTTTATGTGAGATCAGTGTTGTGAACTGGAATTTTTGACAAATGAATTAGAAAAATTCTAGTTTTGTTTCCCCTATATCCGACCCCCTCTCCCTCTCTAACCCTCTCTTGAATGTTCAACTAGAATTGGTGAGGAATAGCTTGAATTGGGCTTGGAATTTTGGTATGTTGTGCTTAATTCTTACTTGAGACTTGAGGTAGCTTCCTTTCATTGAATTTAATTGAAGTTCTTGCtggttttatttaattgttgaaAAGTATGGAAAGTGATGTTGTTGTTAGATTTGCATGTTTATGAATTTGTGTTAGATCTTAATGGAATTGAGTGTGATTATCATGAAGTTGTTGTGGGTTTTATTGCTGAGTTGTGGCTGAGATTTCAGGGGATTTTCTAGGTTGAAAATTCATGTTCTTTTTGGTATTGAGCTGCTAGAAAAATACTTGAATCAAgttggtttgaagctcaagttaTGAGCTTGAAGAGTTGTtagtttaaagcatgattttggGTTGAATTGTGGGATTTGTTTTTGGTAAATTCAGAGGCATTTTTAGGGTTTCATTGAGTTTAAAGTCTGATTGTAAGCTCTGATTTTGGATGTgtaaagcaagcttgagttcatgtcaagcttggagctttaatgacactttttgatttttagtaaaattattgtttttgaGCTATggaatatgtttaatatgttatataatgatgctctggaaagtttggtggtgTTTGGGGAAGATTTGAGTAGGTTATGGGGGCTTAAAGATTGAAATTTTTAGTGTTGTTGCTGCCTAGACAACTGGAATTCTGGTTGGTTCAAGGCTGTTCCAACCGCAATTCTGGTTGGACTATATCGGGaaaatgctgaattttgttttggccataacttttgactcgggactctgtTTTTGTAACACCCCaatttcccgag
The sequence above is a segment of the Cannabis sativa cultivar Pink pepper isolate KNU-18-1 unplaced genomic scaffold, ASM2916894v1 Contig4, whole genome shotgun sequence genome. Coding sequences within it:
- the LOC133033351 gene encoding uncharacterized protein LOC133033351; the encoded protein is MRNARSKRDPNRYCKFHKDIGHMTEECRQLKDEIESLIARGHFKQYVKRQGHGYNQPSLPNNPNNQGLQPLPAEGEDILVISKGPHMAGEINNAQKRYVKEIKNEQSAFAPVTSKKVKTEEPPIIFTEEDEKNVRYPHIDPLVITIQLANKRIKRVLIDNGNSVNILYKENLWKMGLQKTKLRPCMVNLYGFTGDSIATLIGLGAISSIKQVSLKFQTPEGVGVVRDDQMLDRNWYCIELQHRKAGHKLMAILAEENEKKEEDLDP